Proteins encoded together in one Macadamia integrifolia cultivar HAES 741 chromosome 8, SCU_Mint_v3, whole genome shotgun sequence window:
- the LOC122087536 gene encoding metallothionein-like protein 2, which produces MSCCGGNCGCGAGCKCGTGCGGCKMYPDFSGERTTTETMIVGVAPEKASFEGSEMGVGAENDGCKCGANCTCDPCNCK; this is translated from the exons ATGTCTTGCTGCGGAGGAAACTGTGGATGCGGCGCTGGCTGCAAGTGCGGTACCGGTTGTGGAGG GTGCAAGATGTACCCAGACTTCTCTGGAGAGAGGACAACCACAGAGACCATGATTGTTGGGGTCGCTCCTGAGAAAGC GTCGTTCGAGGGTTCCGAGATGGGCGTAGGGGCCGAGAACGATGGCTGCAAGTGTGGAGCCAACTGCACCTGCGATCCCTGCAACTGCAAGTGA